Part of the Chelmon rostratus isolate fCheRos1 chromosome 13, fCheRos1.pri, whole genome shotgun sequence genome is shown below.
ACAGGTGCGTATGACACTATCGCCTTCATTTTGATCCAGACGTTGAAGCTCATATTTCCCAGGTATTTGGCAACGTCGATCGGAGCTCCTGTGACCTGCTCTGGGCCATCCGGCAGGGGGCGCTCAGCTTCTTTCGTTATTGCATCGACTTTTAGCAGGAATGACGTGTCTTCATCGGACAGCCCTCCTTCAATGGCTTTTAAGGTACTTTCCATGGCGTTAATCTGTTCGCTCAAACCTGCGATCTTATTCCTGATCATGTTGCCTTTATGCGCCGCTTCTTCCTTCAGTGCTGCAACCCTGACCGTTTCCTCCTGTAACAAAAATCTCCGAAGCACATTGAACTCCTCTCTTATATTGTCCTCCGTGTGCTGAGCTTGGTTTATAATGTCTTGATCTATTTTCTCCCAGGCCACTTTAACTTCACTGAAGAGTTTCACTTTCGCCCGTAGCGGCCTCATCTTCTTCAGGAGGTCGTTTCGGTAACACTGCGCAGCCTCGTCTACCGGTATGAATTTGTGGTTTCTGTGGTTGTTCGAATCCCTGCAGACAACACAGACAGGTGTGCGGTGGTCCTCGCAGTAGAGCTTCAGTTTCTCGGTGTGCAGGCGACAGACGACCCCAGATTCCATCTCCAGCAGGAAAGCGTCGCACAGATTCTTCAGCACCAGGTTACGGGGCGGTGAATTAGTCGAAGACACCGTCTTGCAAAGGGGACATTCAAGTGTTTGCTTCGTTCCCCACCATTTTAGCACACAGGCGTTACAGAAGCTGTGGCTACAAGGCAGAAGAACGGGGTCTTTAAAGGTGTCCTGGCAGACCGGGCAGGAGAGCTCGCTCCCTGGACCAAACCAGCTTAAAGCCatttctgttttgatgtttcttcttctctttgttccGGTTTGTGACACTTGTCGAACAACAAAACAGCGCCCCCTTCCGGTATGAATGAAAAGTTTTCCCAGGAGAAAAATACAGGATTATAAAAAGTTAACCGTCTTTGTCTTTGCGTATGGAgccaaaaacatcagcatctcATGAAAAGGTAGCTAAAccaaacatttcagttttctaaCCAATTATTTCAGTCATCCCAGAATGTTTTGGTGCAGGAGTTTCTGTATAAGTTTAAACATTATTATCAAAATTCTTTGTGTAGATGGTAAATACACAAGCAGCTACTAAAATCTGCTACTaaaagctggaaccagccaGAGCTGGCAAACAACGGCAAAGACATTCTTGACTTTGGTGGTCAGAACAGGATTCAGTTGAAATGAATTAGCGAGTGAATATTTGCAGAGACAAGTGCAAGTGTGAATGTGCTTTTATCAGGAAATCCAGGATGGAGAGTTGGAGAGTGCAAAACCTTCCTgaataaaatattataaataaaataaatattttctttgcatgtACTGCATTCAGTTTTCCAAGATGACAAATTGTTTAGTCTGTTCACTCAGcagtgtctttatttatttatcatcatGGAAACCAAGTCATCCAGATTGTGGTAAAGTCGACACTTTAGATTCGCTTATGCCTTCATAAAAATTATATAATCATAGTTAGGCCCATTTTGGGAATAGAACAGAGGTGAATAGAAAATAACAGAATAGACTTTATAATGCAAAAAAAGGACAGCATGCAATTTGAAGTGACTGTAGTGACTCCTGGATGAAAGAGGTCACTTAAGGTCATTTGAGGTAAATGCTATGTTAGAATATCTTTATTGTTTGCATGCATatgttttgtgctatttttagataaacagaacagcagaacagaaattGTACAGAGTAGGTGAAAAAAGAATCAGTCAgcagaaatcaaataaaaatcagaaggattagaaaagaaaatgagtaaCAAAACAGGTAAAAGTtaccagaataaaataaagccGATCTCCcccacatcttttttttttttttttactgagccGCTGCTGTCATCTGTGGGTGTGATGAATAGGTGGGAACGGTTCATTACTGTTCTACTAATATTTTCCATTCCTTCAGGAGACCCTTGCCACTGCggttgctgtgtgttgttgcacATGCAGATGTTCCACGTTCTGCGTTACTCCAGATCaagtcaaacatgcacacagtctgGCGCAGATTAAAGAAAGGGGAAGGGGTGAACAAGcgtggctgctgttgctgctgagctGTAACGTGTTTCGTTTGAAAAGCTTTGAGGTGTGGCTGCATGCCTGCGAGCTGTTGTTAAATTTTAATGGTGTGGCTGAGCTTGGTGCTTATGTGCAGGATGCAAATGAAAGCGGGACCCAGGTACACAACAGATTGTAATGCAGTCACTGGCTGCACATGGCAGTGGTgtcatggaggaggaggaagtgaaagtTGTGCAGTTGCTTAAGACAGTAGTGAGAAATCCTTCTGTATTTTTGACTAACTGCATGATCCCGTGATGACCTCTGATCACAATATTAAAGATCACACTGTATAATTGCTGAAGCACAAGAAGTGTTTTGTATTCAGAGGGTTTTCGTTAACACGGGGCCTTGGATGAACCTTGGTATTCTGATGCCAAATTAGTGTGGTGCTATGTACTGAGGTGGAAGTGTACCAGGGTGGAGCAGCCAAAAACACCCCTTTAAAAGAATACTTGTACAGTACAGCTCAGCAACATACTGATCACTTGTTTctagtttcatttcaaatcttaTCCACCAGACCAAAAGgctgcagcaggtcagagagGGTGAGCACcactctgacagctgcctcACCTCAGCCGGTTCACACACACGATGTTTTATCTGCAAGACTTTTTACTTACAGGccatttactgtgttttttttcaaagcatgtTTCATCCTTACAAACCCCTCTCGCcctcattaaaatacaaaatatgaaaactaATGCACATCACTTAAAATGCATGAGTATTtataatcacataaaaaaataaatctgcaaaatcTGGAACAGGCTATTGGATAAATGTGCAAATTACAGACTTGAGCAGAGAGGAATAGATTTCATATTATAGCACTGACACAACACCTGTCGAGTGATGATTCATGGTTAATATGGCCGTGAACATGTGGGGATAAACCTGACAGCATGTAGGACAAATTCATCTGGGAAGGCTGAAAAATGTCTCAGTttgcagtgtatgtgtgtggctgcatgtgcatgtgcatatgtatTGTGATCAAGACAGACGGTGTGATCCTAGTGGAAAGAAGCAGCTCACTACtgtctccatggaaacaggCAAGAGGCGatggaagtgtgtgtctgtgtgtatgggtgtaatatgtgtgtgtgtctcgagggagagagacacagagaatcCCCTGTCTTAGTCTACTCTGTTCCgtattttattctattctgaGCTACATTGTGTGTTCATGCCGTTCACGTGTCTTTATCTTCACTATCTTCTATTCATCTGTCTTTATACTGGACTCACATTGTAATATTGTTAAGAAAAGTGGTATAgctaaagtttattattattgttgttgtttttactattttattatGATCAACTTCATACAGAGATGTGTCAGTCCTGCATTTCCAtcgtcttcctctctgccttctgcACAATGTATGCTGGAAGAAGCCACATTATTGTGACAGTGGAAAGATTTAGGCAGGAACCAGATTGCATGAGCATTTTGTAAAGGATGATATCGGAAGCAGTGACCTCTTGCACCGGCACCCTTTGGTCCTTGGCATTTCAAGCCATCCTGAAGGGACAACATTGAACTCGGATTGCAGCGAGACCACCATCAGCACCTTTGATTTTATGGAATAAACCCAAACCAAATTCAATCCGGCTGCATACTGATCTTCCTGTAGGACCTTAGATATGTGGGTGTGCTCATGTGTAAAGTCAAATGGTGCAGGAGTCTCACAAGAGGGCAGCGTCCTCTACAAAGAGGACAAGGTAGCTATTTACTGGACAATTGTGCGCATTGgatttggtgtgttttttttacacatggATGCACGTGCACATAAATGCAATACGTGCATcaatactgacacacacagacgtcaCTGGTGCGCAATGACCCATGATGCTGAATGTCAGTAGCACTTTTCAGAGTCAAATTGCTGGACACTTGATGCGCTTtaagagaaaatcaatattaaATGCTACAAAAATTCCTGTGGGGTAAATCTTTGAACACATCATTTGGTTTAGTGTAATTGTGTTCATGGACTTTGGTCCTCCTGCGACTGTAGGTGCAGGGCTCCCATCAGAAAGGCTCTCTCGATCTGACTGAGCCCTCCGAACGCCAGCGGCAGCATCTGAAGATAAATGAGGAGTATTCAGGAGACACAAAGCAATCAATTCTCAAATTAAGATCCCATCAACTTCCCGTCCAAGCCAGTGGCGTGACCTctcaatgaatgaataaatcagtaACCCAGTCAATCAATTCACCACCTCTTGATTGCTCCCTACAAGTCGTCCAAAGCCTAAATCAATAGATCCTTACGTCAAACACAGCAGGCTTTTTACTCTCTGACGAACATACtggaacaacaaagacagaattcATGCTAAAAAAGATACTGGACAGCTCATGTTTACATTAATGGACTCTTCCATAACTGAAGATTTGTAAAAATTGGCAAATCAATGTATGATAAAAAGTTGCTGTTTGATTTAAATATACTGACTAGATCAGTTCCCTTTTCTAAATGAAGAAAAACGAGGTTGAAAGCTTCACCAGCAATCCTCAGCCCATCCACACAGTCATCCTGGCACCTGACCAACCAGTAATAACAAGAACATGATCTACCTTCATACTGCCTTTACTGCTGACAACTAGCTTGGCCGGCATTATAACGTATTCTTGAAAAGCAGTACAGTAGGAAGAGTGACCTGTGAGTGTTTAGCCATGCTGTAGTGGAATGGCTTCAGGGATGGTCGGATGACCACTTTGGAGATATCTCTCAGGTGGATCAACACGAAATTTTGCACAGATATTTATGACTCCAGACAATTTATCCTCATGATTTTGGCAATCTGCTGAtttttcctgtagcgccaccttCAGGCTGACACTTGTGGTTTGGGTTCTTCAACTGCTGCCATCATGAGCTCAAAATTTgaatttgctaattagcaaatgttagcatgctaatgcacTTATCTAAGACAGTGAGCATAGTAAACACAAAGCATTAGCTTATTGgcactgtcattgtgagtgtgttagTATGCTGACGTTAGGATTCAGCTGAAGTACGACTTCATAAATGCACCAGCGAGGCTTGGctaacagcagcaacacctATAATGTGTAAGGCTGTGTTAATTTAGGACCCAAAAGCAGGACTCGGATAAAGGTTTGCAAAAGTTTAAAGGCAGTTTTATGAAGAAGTTGGTGAGATGGGGTTTGGAGAGCTGGACCAGAGTGGAGCAGGGCTGAGCTGTGAGGTGGACTGGCGAGCCGCTGACTGAGGCTGGCAGACAGAGATCACTGGAGGATCATAAACCTGAGGCACAAGGTAACACAGAGTAAATCAAGGTTCAGGCAAACAAGAGAAAAGTAGTGACCAGAGTTAGCGATTGGCCTCAGCATTATTGCAATGTTGGTAAACTGAACAATCTGGTGAAGAACATGATGCAGCGTTAAATTGTTACCATGGACAGCGAAGCTGCCACTATACATACTGCATACTGAAGGAAtgctactgtacttttactgcaacCTGAATTGGTACAAATTTGCACCTTTAACCTTTAGAAAGTTCCCTAATCTTCATCACCAGTATTTAttaatgacttaaaaaaaatgaaaacagcacaaaagaaaaacattatagagcattctgtctctttttccccCACCGTCCAGACAGTCCTACAGACTGGGTTTGCGCAATTGTGGGTAGTTAACAATCGTCCACATGTGCCCCCTAGTGAGTGACGTTTTTTTCCACTCATCTGTTCGTGTTTTTCCATTTACACGAATCATCGCTGCAATTAGTGTGACATCTTTGTgaattctttctttctgtttgtttaaagtGCTGACAGTCCAAAGATATGTTAACATATATGTGTGCTTGCTGTGTCtcgctgtgtgtatgtgcacatgcttTTAAATACAATAGATTTCCCTGGAAATCCTGGGCAAACATACAGAGATTTCTTTAGTCTGCATCACTCAGTCACTGTGGGTTGTAAAATGCCAGGATTATTTACAGAGGCAAAACTCGTATCAAGCTCCCTCTTCCTCGTTTCAATTGAATTATttacatctttctctcttttgctctctctctctcacacacacacacacacacacatacatctctGATGGTTACTGGTAATGGACTGCTACATCATAAACAGTCCTGCCAGTAATGTGGAgaatgcgtgcatgtgtgtgtgcttcatgtTTCTGAGTGTATACTTGCATTGTGTGCACGCATTAACTACACTATGTTATATCTCTCTTTAAATAATATATCAGCTAAGACATATCTCATGAGATGTCAGCATTCCTTTGTGTTGCAGCCTGTCCTCTGTGGCTTGATATTAAGAATAAACTCATCTGCTAGCAAACAACCTCATAATTATGGAGGGTTCTGGAAA
Proteins encoded:
- the LOC121616084 gene encoding nuclear factor 7, brain-like, with amino-acid sequence MALSWFGPGSELSCPVCQDTFKDPVLLPCSHSFCNACVLKWWGTKQTLECPLCKTVSSTNSPPRNLVLKNLCDAFLLEMESGVVCRLHTEKLKLYCEDHRTPVCVVCRDSNNHRNHKFIPVDEAAQCYRNDLLKKMRPLRAKVKLFSEVKVAWEKIDQDIINQAQHTEDNIREEFNVLRRFLLQEETVRVAALKEEAAHKGNMIRNKIAGLSEQINAMESTLKAIEGGLSDEDTSFLLKVDAITKEAERPLPDGPEQVTGAPIDVAKYLGNMSFNVWIKMKAIVSYAPVILNPNTAHHELHLSEGLTTVRCGPKQPLAATPERMEQHRSVLGSEGFDSGSHSWDVWVGDNQVWALGVIAQEAQRKGDIPSGLWMVRFCNGKFTAFSPSRSVSVLPPMNRLYKVRVLLDWDRGKLSFSDPDTNAVIHTFTHAFTDRLFPYINTWNDLPLKILPLQLTATVTQLLDNCKKITLIQ